A single window of Synechococcus sp. CBW1004 DNA harbors:
- a CDS encoding homoserine dehydrogenase: protein MTIGIGLLGLGTVGAGVAAILAQPEGRHPLVADLALRRVAVRDLSRPRPVDLAPELLCTDPQAVVDDPAVDIVVEVMGGLEPARSLILRAIAAGKPVVTANKAVIARYGQEIAAAATARGVYVLIEAAVGGGIPIIEPLKQSLGGNRIQRVSGIINGTTNYILSRMADEGAAYEAVLADAQRLGYAEADPAADVQGGDAADKIAILAGLAYGGPVAREAIPTEGIDRLQARDVAYANQLGYVVKLLAVAERLGEGAGGEALPLDVRVHPTLLPRQHPLAGVHGVNNAILVEGDPVGQVMFYGPGAGAGPTASAVVADILNIAGIRRVGGPEAGLDPLLAASSWRQCRLVDGASTRHRNYVRLRTCDEAGVIGRIGTCFGQAGVSIQSIVQFESSEAGAEIVVITHEVRESAFQEALEAIRALHEVEAIAACLRTL, encoded by the coding sequence ATGACCATCGGCATCGGCTTGCTCGGGCTGGGCACGGTGGGAGCCGGCGTGGCGGCGATCCTGGCGCAGCCGGAGGGGCGCCATCCGCTGGTGGCCGATCTGGCCCTGCGGCGCGTCGCCGTGCGCGATCTCAGTCGGCCCCGGCCGGTCGATCTCGCCCCTGAGCTCCTCTGCACCGATCCGCAGGCCGTCGTCGACGATCCGGCCGTCGACATCGTCGTGGAGGTGATGGGTGGCCTGGAGCCGGCCCGCTCCCTGATCCTGCGCGCCATCGCCGCCGGGAAGCCGGTGGTGACGGCCAACAAGGCCGTGATCGCCCGCTACGGCCAGGAGATCGCCGCCGCCGCCACCGCCCGCGGCGTCTACGTGCTGATCGAGGCCGCGGTGGGCGGCGGCATCCCGATCATCGAGCCGCTCAAGCAGTCGCTCGGCGGCAACCGCATCCAGCGGGTGAGCGGCATCATCAACGGCACCACCAACTACATCCTCAGCCGCATGGCCGATGAGGGCGCCGCCTACGAGGCGGTCCTCGCCGATGCCCAGCGGCTGGGCTACGCCGAGGCCGATCCGGCCGCCGATGTGCAGGGCGGTGATGCCGCTGACAAGATCGCGATCCTGGCGGGCCTGGCCTATGGCGGCCCCGTGGCGCGCGAGGCGATCCCGACCGAGGGCATCGACCGCCTGCAGGCCCGCGACGTGGCCTATGCCAACCAGCTGGGCTATGTGGTGAAGCTGCTGGCCGTGGCCGAGCGGCTGGGCGAAGGGGCCGGCGGTGAGGCTCTGCCCCTGGATGTGCGGGTCCACCCCACGCTGCTGCCCCGTCAGCATCCGCTCGCCGGGGTGCATGGGGTCAACAACGCGATCCTGGTGGAGGGAGATCCGGTGGGGCAGGTGATGTTCTACGGCCCGGGTGCCGGCGCCGGCCCCACCGCCTCGGCCGTGGTGGCCGACATCCTCAACATCGCCGGCATCCGCCGCGTCGGTGGGCCGGAGGCGGGGCTCGATCCGCTGCTGGCCGCCAGCAGCTGGCGCCAGTGCCGGCTCGTGGATGGCGCCAGCACCCGCCACCGCAATTACGTGCGCCTGCGCACCTGCGACGAGGCCGGAGTGATCGGCCGCATCGGCACCTGCTTCGGCCAGGCCGGCGTGTCGATCCAGTCGATCGTGCAGTTCGAGAGCAGCGAAGCGGGCGCTGAGATCGTGGTGATCACCC
- a CDS encoding SufE family protein yields the protein MPESPSPAASTGSPALDRIVERLATTADPKRRYEYVLWLAKKLEPFPDALRQDAFKVKGCVSQVYVVGSLRDGRLHWLGDSDAAITKGLLALLIEGLEGLEPAQAAAVDPAFLARTGLQASLTPSRANGFLNILRLMQAQAAALAEA from the coding sequence GCGGCGAGCACCGGCAGTCCCGCCCTTGATCGCATCGTCGAGCGGCTGGCCACCACCGCCGACCCGAAGCGTCGCTACGAATACGTGCTCTGGCTGGCGAAGAAGCTCGAGCCCTTCCCGGATGCGCTGCGCCAGGACGCGTTCAAGGTGAAGGGCTGCGTGTCCCAGGTGTATGTGGTGGGCTCTCTCCGGGACGGTCGCCTGCACTGGCTGGGCGATTCCGATGCGGCGATCACCAAGGGCCTGCTTGCCCTGCTGATCGAAGGACTCGAGGGGCTGGAGCCTGCCCAGGCGGCGGCTGTCGACCCGGCCTTCCTGGCCCGCACCGGCCTGCAGGCCAGCCTCACCCCGTCGCGCGCCAACGGTTTCCTCAACATCCTGCGCCTGATGCAGGCCCAGGCCGCCGCCCTGGCCGAGGCCTGA